The nucleotide sequence ggcctataccaacaagcggtaaaaattatattttttaacattgtatattttttaattttctttactaagttcatattttttaacacttattattttataatatgtaggatcgcacacgaggaAGCGGGTGTAAGGATCTCGACGTAATGAAAATTGCTTTAAAGGAATTTAAAGAGAGATTTCCAAACGGTTTTCAACATGTCGAGGCGTGGGAGTTCGTTCGAAAACACGAaaaatgggcccaagtcccattgttgggtgaggaaggggaaggttcggcacaaaaaagaaagcccgttgacgtgGACCCTTCCATGCCTGATATGAACGAagacccctcgccacaaagaacacaacggcgagacaagcgtcaagcgacatcgtccgagggaagctcggccgagttggcggcacaattcaaagagtACACCGCCATAAAAGAAGCGAAGCACGCGATGGAATTGGAGGCGATTgaattgaggaagaaaagagagtcggaggctcgcgagcttATATCGGAACAACTcgagacgatgaaaaactacaattacgatcgagagatatgaaaacattcctcaagccgcacgacgatgctcCGCCAAATATGTTGCCGTTCATCCTCGTCCGAAAGCACGacatcgctaacaagtacgggtggccgtgcgatttctaaaatttttattttctacttttaatgtaatttttattttctagtttgaatgtaattttaattttctagtttgaatttaatttttattttctactttgaaatgtcttttgttaaattttatttaatttttattaatattttttttataaacatgcataattacaacaaataaaaaaacaaaaaaaacaaaaataaaaaaccaagtcctctaagaggggagtgccgccacgTGGCACATGAGGATGGGTTATGCgttaggggagtgcccctctcaccctaagTTTTTAAATTTTAGTTCTTCGTTGCTTACTTgttaaaatagttattttgtttttaaagttTGCACTTAACTGCTTGATATTTGGGTAATAAAATGGATAAGAGAATGGAATGAAAAGGTTAATGAATAGACAAAGTTTGCACTCTGATGATTTTCGAAGTAGCTTCCAAGAATTTAGCATGGTAAACCCGACATCATACATGACTTTTAATTGTTTATGGGTCTCCATCATGATgtcttaggtgctgtttgtttacctcttaacgaggcttttaatggttcagacatcttactggttcagcacttaatggttcagactgtttgtttcacgagcagatgtctgagtggttcagacatttgcctctgaatggttaagacttacacagagtctgaatggttaagacctctaatctgaattggtcagacacttacctctgaacggttaagcattatacaggctcttaatggttcagacctcttactggttcagcacttaatggttcaaacctcttactggttcagaacttaaccattcagatgttgctaAACAGCCCCTTAATCGCTTGCTCTATTGCGATTGTTAGTAAGGCGGTTGAAATATTGTTGAAATTACTTATTTTAGTTCACATTGTTGTCCATTTTCCTGAAAATGAAACGGGGGTACGGTGTTCACCGTGGTTCATAGAGGCAAAAAAATTTTCACTAATACACATCCAAAACACGGTTGCCTCTTGGTTAGTACCTTTTCAAAAAAGGTAATTTTAGTTGATATAAATTATTATACGTTTAAAAATAAAGGTGATTATAGTTGACTTAGGATGAGTGGATTAGACATGATTTACTAAAGCTGCACCTCTCTAAGGACATGATCCATAATAGGAGTTCGTGGAGACATAGGATTATGGTTAAGAACTTTTAAATGATGGTACAAATGTATTTTAGATAGGTGgtaggatttttatttatttatttatttatttgtttatttattttttgcatTCATGTTAGGTAGATTTTACATGTGATTGTCTTCTATCTATGTTTAGTTTCTGATGATATATCTGTATACATACATACctcattgaaaaaaaaattacaataacATGATCTTTGAAAACATCAAGCTACACTTGTGACAATGCAAACTCTTCCATGGGTGTCCACCTCTTGACGGTCTTTGGAGTAGATGCCTCATCCTCTTGCTTTTTTGGTGTTTGCGTTTGGATCTAGTCGGTTGGATTTCGTGTACGGATTGCGACATTTGTGCTGAAGAGAAGCACAAATCAGGTGACGGTTGTGACATTGTGGGGTTTGTGACATTTGGGGGAATTGTGGCATTAATGGTTGATACTCGAGCTCGTTACCAGTTTTGATTGACATAAAAAGGTAGTTTTGATTGACATAAAAAGGTTGTTTTGATCGACTGGTTGACAGTTTGCATAATACGGATGGTTTGGATCAAACGCGTTTATGTTGCTTGGGAACATGGTGAGTgcaagaaaatataaaaaaaataattacagTTTAGACAAGAGGATGTTGTATGATTTGATAAAATGTGATAAGATGTGTATATACCATATACATTGTTTTTAaactttaaaatatatttttaaatttttatcatTGTTCAATCGTCAATAGGGATTAGCCCCGCATTTTCTCCTTGTTTGGCGCTTGTATTCACAAAACAAGGGGCAACGCCTCATAATGATGGGCCCGCCGGTTTCATCAGTGTTAAAGCGTCGAGGTGACAGGTGTGACCTAGCCTTATTTCACTATGGCAAATCAGTGATCACGCAATTACATATCATAGTTAAAAATTTTAATAAACAATATTGATTTAATAGTCGAATATAGAAACTAACAAACTAATATTTAACTTATTTAATATAGAATTTAAAGTTAAATAACAAAAAACATGGAGCAAAATCTGCAAATATAACAAAATTAAGTGGGGAATTGTGCTCAGGAAGAGAGAAACGGACCGTTACTAAATGCAAAATTCAAAAAATAGAAGGATTGTCTCACTCTCACCACCATAGAATGTGATCTTCACGCTCTTGAATTAGATGACGTGGCAAATTTTAATTAGATGTTCAACAGAGAGTGAAATGTGTGGGACGTTGTAAAGTGGGAAGAAGGAGATTTAAAGACATTGATGCAAAGGTCTTAACGGGACGCTGACCAATTCTGATCCTTCACGTATATCCAAAATCTACGATCTTTTTTTTAAGACTATGGGATGTGAGGTGTGGGTTGGGGTGACAGATTGAATTTAATGCTAGCTACTACACGGGCTAAGTGTTGGGTATGGCGTCACCCCTTTGGCATAGGGCCAGGGGGGACATGGCGGACCATGGTAGGCTAGTATTTGATGACTGTTTGGCTAACAGTTGGCCAAcggctatttaaaaaaaaaaacttttaattaTTTCCTATATAAACGTTTCAGTTTTTACTAATTTTTACCATCCAAAAATTGAAAAACCACTATCAAActccaaaaaaatatataaaatgaatTCTTCAAGTTCAAGCGATTCGTACGATAAATTTGTTTTGTCATTCTCATCCAAAGATGGGGCGTAATTATTATTATCAACAGTGTCGATGGTGTTGAAAGCTATTATTGAAGATGCAGATGAAGGGACTAATTCCCAACCCCAACCCAAACGTAGGAAATATATTGTTTGTGAACGCGAAACCGCAAACAATTTGCTGGTAAGCGATTATTTCTAACCCGAACCAACGCATGATGAAAGAATGTTTAGGCGGCGTTTTCGTAtgattaaaaatttatttttaagaatatcaaaggatttagaggataattatgttttttttctGACAAAGAGATGTGCGTGGTGATTCATGATTTACCACGTGGCAAAAGGTTACGGTCGCCCTAAAACAATTGACTTACGGCAATAGTTCCAACAAAAGGTTACTGCCACCATGTGCTACAGGTTACCATGCATGCTACAATTGAGttcatatatttttatttttataatggtttgtatgtaaatattttggtaacttgataaatatataattCATGCTCAATCTATATGATGAAACACGTTAATACTTTGAAACGAACACCCCCTATTGATAGTTGGTTGTCTACGTAGACCATCTCCAATCGAGGTTTGTGAGCTTTGTTGTTGGCAAATGTGTTATGGTGGAGGAAAGAAGGAACAGACATGGAAGAGAGAGGTGATGATAACGTATGTGTGAACGTTCGATTAGTGGAAAAGAAGTGAGCACTATATAAGAGAGGGAGAAGAGAGAGAAAATAAAGACAAATTTATCAGAGGAGAAAAAAAGAGTAAGGGGTTATTTGTAGAGCAGGGGTTAGACAAAAGTGATCATGGTTTCGTCCATGAAAACACAAAGTGTAGATGCTCTAACACTATGTGTAGTGGTAACACCTTATAATGCCCCcatcatggggcattatccgacacatGACGTCCTAGTCAGCCAGGAGGTATTATAGCAAAAatggcgtagtggggcattatgccaataaccctcattcaatcatttcacaatcatttcacaattattttttttaatttaaaacataaaaaaacttcattaatttaaaaataaaattacattacttgaaataaaaataaaaaaaactgaaaaaaaaaaactgaaaataaaaaaaaaactgaaaaaaaaaactgaaaaacagaaaaaaaaacagaaaaataaaaaaaaacagaaaaaataaacttaaaaaaaaaataacatgatctagagtccatatttttctctaattttttggcgacgcatttgcgcaaggatcaacgcatcgccttgtaggtggtcgataggtttggacaaaaactcaatgtccttttccatttgcctcgcctcttgcatctcgttaaattttttggtttcggccactcgttccttcataatctcataacgttggtggccgaggtcgcgaatgtcttggagacgacggttcatctcctcgaaatcttcctttaactcgagatcggaagacgactcgaccgtttttttcccggttccctttcttctaccggtgggtcggaccaactcttcttgaattccctcgtcaacgtccaccgcctcatttaaatcaacattgcgggcatccgatgtcggagttgacgggtcaacggaggatgatgtttttgaccttttagcccgacgtctactactagacgtcattggattaactaccgcccactttggactttttcgtagtagCTCCCAACACTTGTAGTACGTGAAAGGGCATTTTGTCCTCTCGAACTCCTCCAAAGTCTTCGTTAAAACCCCCACGTCACCTTCACCGCTCGGCCGattatcgtagttacgttggAAGACTTCTTGGAACGCAtgacacttgttgttgatgtcggtccatttgctagaaattgaatctttgtcccgatgttcgccttgaccccacgtgctaaagaagagtgcacgaaccctatcccaaaaaaccgggcccgtttgaaagtttgctacaaaaaaaaatatatatatataagttgtatgttaaaaattaaagtaacaaaataagtaaaataatatttatataaaatagttaCCGGTCTCTTCGTCCTCCGAAATGTCGAGAAACGCCCAAGTCAACGTGAATTCCTCTTCTTTCGTccatttaatgatattttttgtACGCCGCGGTGCGTCTTTTttccttcttcttatgcgaccttttgccgcgtttcgatgtttcttgcaccggttcgggttgcgtctccggtaCGATTTCCACATCGAGTTCGGCTTCGGGTTGTGACGGTTGagacccgccggcttgaccatagccgaaAGTGGGAGGAACAAACGGAGGGGCGCCACTTAAGTAAGCCGCGTAAGTTAaaaagctcgggtccatgtcttgaaggttgtacggggtttgcggttgggttgtgttagggttcgtgggtcttgcggggacaccaaaaggggggcggtatggatgcatgattgtataaaaattagaagaaagtgggtttttttttataaaattagaagaaagtgggagagaaagtaggagagaaagtgggtttttttataaaaaaaggtgTGAATGTGGGGTATATATTTATAGTGggaatattttaaattaaaaaaataaaaataaataaagaatgtTACCGTTGTCAACGGTCAAGAAATGGGACCCCCTCTCTTTTTAAGCGTTATAAACAAAACGCCGGGCGAAATGTTTTTGAAAAATAACGCCCTATAACGCCGTGTGTAATGGCATTAGGGGCGTTATAGGGCGTTttaaatgaaatttttttttaaaaaaaacgtcCCATTACACACGGTCTAACTGACTTaaacaccaccatcaccacttaCACCACAATGGCTCTTCTTGATTTCGGTGTTAATTTGTGAGCCCAAAGAAACACTAGCCTTGGTGAGTTAGCGCATAGCTTCCACACGTGTTCTGACACGTGGCACACTTGTGTGTCGGTCAAGTAatggctgtcgcgccccgcgaagcaCCAAAGAGGTCTCTGTCGCAGCCCGCGAGAGACCGCCAAACTTggtttttgttgttttttctaAGTATAGGATTGTTTCCGGTCCGTTTCTTGTGTACGGGGTATATTTAGGAACATTTAGAGGTGTCCAAAATATTTTAAGGAGGGTtcttatatatacacacatatttaattttaaatatatatatggaAAGACTTCATGAATATGAACAGTATGAAAGATAATTTTAATAtcaatagtaattttaatatgtTTATTATTTCAATATTATAACAAAGTTTATTATTCTATTTACTTTTAACTTtagatataaaaaaaattatttttataatcgcaataccggtaccgtaacgaATCGAACCGATATCAACCAAACAACACCCGCACCGGTATGAGTATTCGTTTTTGTGAGTTTCAATAGATGTAAACATGAGTAGATTGTTGTGCCGAATGCCGGTATCGTATGGTACTGTAATCAACTGAACAAATACTGACTTAAAGCCCGCCGCAAAGTGAATAAGAATCCAACTTGTGTATATAATTGGAAAGTGATTTTTATagtaatatatatagttttttccTTAATTTTATTATTTCTATATTGCAATAGATTactattatatttacttttaacctTAAACATATTTCTTTAATTTTAACTTTTAATGGTTTTATTTTTTCATATTATTGATACTATATGAACAACATTAGTACTGTACCATATAACATTtgtatagttttttttattattagcgTCATCATGTGCTTATTATTATGTACGATTCGATAAAAGTTCTATACGAACGAGCCAtatatagttgattttttttatCATCACAAACCGAACATATCAACCAAACATTGGTAACGGTAGCGTATTCGTTTTTATAGTTTTCTCGACGCGGTTGTATAAAATTCATTGAACACAAAGTTATATTTGCAATAAAGTATTTTTTGGTATCGTAAGCTATATCGAGTGTTTGTACGATACCGATATCGTAACGGACCGATACCGACCCAACAACACCACTACCGGTACAAGTATTTGTTGTTACCGTTTTCAATCGATGTAAAACATATGTCGATTGACAACGATTGTTATGCCAAGTGCCAATATCGTACTGGTATTGTAATGAACCATACCGATAATGACCAAAGGCCCGCAACGAAGCGCCCAGAAATCCCactagtgtgtgtatatatatcagATGGTTAAAAGGCTAGAGATTTTTGGAAGAGGGTTCGTGCGAAGTTCCACGAAGTTATGAAACGAGAAGAGTACCATGAAGCGAACAAAATATCGAGAAAATGGACATCGATGAAACAAAGAGTCAATCACTATAACGCAATCAACAACCGGCTTGTTAATAGCCGTAACTGAGGAAGTGGAAGAAATTATGTGGACGTTATGGTGGAGGCTAATGACCAATTTAGAGCTCAATACCATGCCCCCTTTTGGATGGAAAAGATATGGAATTTCGTAGAAAATCCTCAAAGTAGCATTTCATAGCAAAGATAACACCACCCAAACCAATGTCCAAACGGTAAAAAAACTACATCATCAAACGAGCCGAATTCCTCCTAAGCCACATCGGATGCTCGTTCCCATATAAATCTCAACGAGTAAGACTTGGACGATGAAACCGTTCCGGAACCACTAATCAGTCCAATGAAGAGAGACAAAAGCAAAACAATACGCAATAAATCTCGAGCATCATCCTCCAAAAGTACTACATCTAAACGTGATAAAGTTGTCGTTATCAAAAGTTTGGATGAAAAAATTGACTGGCTAATTGGGTTTAGAGAAGGCAAACGCATCATGGCCGACCTTGCTTTCCTCCAAAAGGACTACTCGGGTTTACCAAAGCAAGATCAAGTTTTTTTTTCAAGCAAAAGAAACAAAACATTCGTGAATGCCACCGCAAAACGACTTTCGATTAATCTTTAGTTAAATTCGTTTGTAGtggtttttttttaagtttattttatttaaagtcttttttaattttaatccaacttttatcttttattttaaGTCTCTTTTAATTTTAGTGTACGTAGTTATTTCATAACGCCTAATTATCGAACAATTTAGTTATTGGCACTCTGCTGAGTTGACGTTGAGGTGACATCACTATTTGCTAGCTATTGGAATCAATTGTTAACCGTAACACCAACTTTTAATGCTAAAGAACGTATGCATATAGACATAAAAATATAAGTACGCATTAATGCTCATATTACTAAAATGACAATGTGTCAAATGCCTATAAAACTATAGAAAATTTTCTTCACAAGATCTTAAATTTCAAATAAAAATCAGTAAAAGTAAAATGATTTTTAGTATATATACAATAAGGAAGTCATGGCTGTTGGACTTTCCCTGCCGAAAATTAGGATCCAAAACAAACCTCCTGCAATTCTTAACCACACATTATAGTTCACCAAAACGCACGTGTATGCGATCTTCCTAATTACTATTTTAACGCATAATTAGTTAATTATGACTCCACAATATTCCTATACACAACCCCATTTTCCATACAAGTAATGGAAAGCAGCCGCCATTCTTCTGCCTCCATGGAGAAACAAATGGCTGCGCCGCCAAAAAGTAAAGGGGGCTGGAAATCCATCAAATACATGATTGGTAACACTATTTTACAACGTTAGTATTTGCTTATGATGATGGTTTTGTTGTTTGACGATTTTTTTTTGGTGAAACAGGAAATGAGTCATTTGAAAAATTGGCGTCCATGAGTTTGGTTATGAACATGACGGTTTATTTACGTTCGAACTACAACATGAGTGGCATTTTTCTTGTCAATGTGGTTACCATTTGGATTGGAACTTCCAACATTTCGTCACTAGCTGGTGCTTACGTATCGGACGCCTATGTGGGCAAATATCGCACTCTTCTTTATGGTTCCATTGCGTCTCTTATGGTACGTACCGAGCACAACCTTTAGTCGTATCGTATTCATGATGCGAACTAGTATTTATTTGTGAAAACAAAAGGTTTGGATGTCTGTTTCTAGTTGAACTAGTATCCGCCTGTAATAGCTAAAACGTTATTCTTACCTCTTACGTTCAAAAATAGCGCCACTTATATGGTTAGGAGTTAGCCGGCATGGAAAGTCATGTAAACCACATCGAAGACCACAAGCCAATCAGTCAAGGCGCAAAACGTGTAAAAGTGAAGGCTAAGCCTTAGCTGACAGCTAAAAGTGGGTGCTATGCTACATGTTAGCCGACCTTTAAAAAATCAGCCGCCTTAAGACGTGTATTGAttttatagtgttttttttttcggaTGGACTCATAGTATAGTTTTATGTGACAACTAAGGCTTAGCCTCATTAGCGGCTTATTTGATGTTGCTTGATTAAATGACtatttttttaaagaaagaaaaaatggtcaacatgtgttttgaatgtttattcttggttttagattttttttaacggtaaatttggatcactaacggatcATTATTATATAAACAGGGTATGGGCATGATGACGTTTACTGCGGGTGTACCGCATTTTAGACCACCCAAATGCACCGACCTGCCTAACTGTATCCAGCCGGAAAACTGGCAACTAGCCCTACTTTTTGCTGGTCTCGGCCTCCTAGCCATAGGAGCCGGCGGTTTACGGCCGTGCGGTATCGCCTTTGGCGCGGACCAGTTCGACACAAGCACGGCGAAAGGACGGAAACAACTGGAAAGCTTCTTCAACTTGTGGTATTTATCATTCACTCTAGCTCTAATTGTAGCTCTAACCGGAGTTGTCTACATCCAAACAAACATCAGCTGGGTCATCGGGTTCGCAATCCCGACAAGCTGTTTGTTGTTTTCCGTCGTCATTTTCTTAATCGGGCGGCATACTTACATCATGAAGAAGCCTGAAGGAAGTGTTTTCTCAGATATTGTGAAAGTGATAGTTGCTTCAATACGAAAACGTAAAGTAGCATACGATGATGAATCAAAATGCTCATTTTATAACCCTCATGATTCTCATGTAATTCAAACACAAAGGTTCAAATGCTTAGACAAAGCAGCCATGATTGTTGACTCAAATGAGCTCAATTCTAAAGGTCTTCCAGAGAATAAGTGGAGGTTGTGCAGCTTACAACAAGTCGAAAACTTGAAATGTGTTGTGGGAATCTTGCCGGTTTGGGTGTCGGGTGTTGGGTGCATGCTTGTGATCGATCAACAAAGCACATTTGGTGTCCTTCAAGCCATACAAATGACTCGAACAATCGGGTCTGAATTCGCCATACCTCCAGGTTGGATGACTGGGATCGCGATGGTCACATTGTCAGTATGGATATTCATTTACGAAGGGATTTACGTCTCTAAACTTAGGAAGCTTTTAAAAAGGAATCCAAGGTTAACAATGGTCATGAGAGTTAGAATTGGCATAATTATGTCAATCTTATGCATGGTTACAGCTGGGATTATCGAAAGAAAACGTCGCG is from Helianthus annuus cultivar XRQ/B chromosome 9, HanXRQr2.0-SUNRISE, whole genome shotgun sequence and encodes:
- the LOC110876817 gene encoding protein NRT1/ PTR FAMILY 2.8; translation: MESSRHSSASMEKQMAAPPKSKGGWKSIKYMIGNESFEKLASMSLVMNMTVYLRSNYNMSGIFLVNVVTIWIGTSNISSLAGAYVSDAYVGKYRTLLYGSIASLMGMGMMTFTAGVPHFRPPKCTDLPNCIQPENWQLALLFAGLGLLAIGAGGLRPCGIAFGADQFDTSTAKGRKQLESFFNLWYLSFTLALIVALTGVVYIQTNISWVIGFAIPTSCLLFSVVIFLIGRHTYIMKKPEGSVFSDIVKVIVASIRKRKVAYDDESKCSFYNPHDSHVIQTQRFKCLDKAAMIVDSNELNSKGLPENKWRLCSLQQVENLKCVVGILPVWVSGVGCMLVIDQQSTFGVLQAIQMTRTIGSEFAIPPGWMTGIAMVTLSVWIFIYEGIYVSKLRKLLKRNPRLTMVMRVRIGIIMSILCMVTAGIIERKRRDSALNNSAYIAPMHVFWLIPQFMLSGLTEAFDSVAIMEFFTTQMPESMKTVASAIFFITLSISSYLSSLIINIIHKLTEPNPWLGGHDLNNNRLDYYYYIIAGFGFLNLIYFTFIGSKFVAPAKIMVVEEEEELQQVEEGGDGRKFSGAYHEL